One part of the Ziziphus jujuba cultivar Dongzao chromosome 2, ASM3175591v1 genome encodes these proteins:
- the LOC107419035 gene encoding transcription termination factor MTERF15, mitochondrial: MAIWLPARLSPFRLKLASTLSNHNSQSFSTRFRFSQQSQYRKQVSIANLLQRYGFPSSQLQNFLSKNHVLLNSNLEEIDKSLGILLSFQIPQKSLVSLVFECPGVLDFQFLKKWQIGFANLGLPSVPPLMIKSVLEHSRRFQLDQDCVFGSVEVLRGMGFSDRIVSRILEGFPGVTLMNEMEIRRRIEFLMGFGIPRDKIDWVLSSFPRVLGLGVEDRLKPLLSEFRELGFSEDLIRREVVREPKILGWELGELSRCLELLRTLKCREPIKEKIFSDGEFRAGFEVKLRVDYLCSQGLIRREAFGVLWREPRCIIYKIEDVEKKVEFLKYRMKFNISCLVEVPEFLGVNFDKQIVPRFSVIEYLRSKSGLGFQVGLRALIKPSRLKFYNLYVKPYPECAKMFGRYSDVDVKSRHPIGLWKHFKPQSFPESRQQVENMKLYMETLI; encoded by the coding sequence ATGGCGATATGGCTTCCAGCCAGATTGTCGCCATTTCGGCTTAAACTCGCTTCAACTTTGTCGAACCATAATTCTCAATCTTTTTCAACAAGATTTCGCTTTTCCCAGCAATCCCAATACAGGAAACAAGTTTCCATCGCCAATCTTCTCCAAAGGTACGGCTTCCCATCTTCTCAGCTCCAAAATTTCCTCTCCAAGAACCACGTCCTGCTCAATTCCAACTTGGAGGAAATAGACAAGTCGTTGGGTATTCTTCTATCCTTTCAAATCCCTCAGAAATCCCTTGTTTCTTTGGTATTTGAATGTCCTGGGGTCTTAGATTTCCAATTCctcaaaaaatggcaaattgGTTTCGCAAATTTGGGGCTTCCGAGTGTTCCCCCATTGATGATTAAGAGCGTTTTGGAACACTCCAGGAGGTTCCAGTTAGACCAAGATTGTGTTTTCGGAAGCGTGGAGGTTTTGAGGGGCATGGGGTTTTCTGATAGGATTGTTAGTAGGATTTTGGAGGGTTTTCCTGGAGTGACATTGATGAATGAGATGGAAATCAGAAGGAGAATTGAGTTCTTAATGGGATTTGGAATTCCCAGAGATAAGATTGATTGGGTTCTATCTTCTTTCCCAAGGGTTTTAGGATTAGGAGTTGAAGATAGGTTGAAGCCATTGCTTTCTGAGTTCAGAGAATTGGGTTTTAGTGAGGATTTGATTAGGAGAGAGGTTGTTAGAGAGCCAAAGATTCTTGGCTGGGAATTAGGGGAACTCTCAAGGTGTTTGGAGTTGTTGAGGACTTTGAAATGTAGAGAACCAATCAAGGAGAAGATTTTCAGTGATGGAGAATTTAGAGCTGGTTTTGAGGTGAAGTTGAGAGTTGATTACTTGTGCAGTCAAGGATTGATTCGCAGAGAGGCTTTTGGGGTTTTATGGAGGGAGCCaagatgtattatatataagatAGAGGATGTTGAGAAAAAGGTTGAGTTTTTGAAATATAGGATGAAATTTAATATCAGTTGCTTGGTTGAAGTTCCTGAGTTTCTGGGTGTAAATTTTGATAAGCAGATTGTTCCTCGGTTCAGTGTGATTGAGTACTTAAGATCGAAATCCGGGCTTGGTTTTCAAGTTGGATTAAGAGCATTGATCAAACCAAGCAGACTAAAGTTCTATAACCTTTATGTCAAGCCATATCCAGAGTGCGCAAAAATGTTTGGGAGATATTCGGATGTGGATGTGAAAAGTCGACATCCAATTGGACTATGGAAGCATTTTAAGCCACAAAGTTTCCCAGAATCCAGACAACAGGTGGAAAACATGAAGTTGTATATGGAAACCTTGATTTAG
- the LOC107419033 gene encoding RHOMBOID-like protein 12, mitochondrial — translation MQRRLILKLASNFPTKLCDSSINTSSSHLLSKPYKTFASLTRTPQTQTQNPFLTHPLSQYFYSWRSLHGFSEKLRGFLSNPLLANQILASSNTLFHVSRRGLLDSRVGFLKVQFRKQNFDFNSNFHTYRRGWRSWFRGLTTNDVVLGLIIANVAVFLLWRIGDYKFMMNNFTISLDNIKHGRVHTLITSAFSHKDVEHIISNMIGLYFFGISTGRNFGPEYLLKLYLAGAIGGSVFYLVHHAFLASQSKGKLLWNDPSKTPALGASGAVNAIMLLNIFLFPTSTIYFDFFIPVPAMLMGVFLIGKDIMRMLQGDSNISGSAHLGGAAVAALAWARLRKRHF, via the exons ATGCAGAGAAGATTGATTCTCAAACTTGCCTCAAACTTCCCCACGAAACTCTGTGATTCCTCCATTAACACCTCCTCTTCACACTTACTCTCTAAACCTTACAAAACCTTCGCTTCCCTCACCAGAACGCcccaaacccaaacccaaaACCCCTTCCTTACCCACCCACTTTCCCAATACTTCTATTCATGGCGGTCTTTACACGGTTTCTCTGAAAAACTTCGTGGGTTCCTCTCCAACCCACTTCTTGCTAACCAGATTTTGGCTTCCTCGAATACCCTCTTTCATGTTTCGAGGAGGGGTCTCTTGGATTCTAGAGTTGGCTTTCTGAAAGTCCAATTTCGCAAGCAGAATTTTgacttcaattctaattttcATACGTATCGGCGTGGCTG GAGATCATGGTTCCGTGGGCTAACAACTAATGACGTGGTTTTGGGTTTAATTATAGCTAATGTCGCTGTTTTCCTGTTATGGCGAATTGGTGATTATAAATTTATGATGAACAATTTTACT ATTTCACTTGACAATATTAAACATGGACGTGTGCACACATTGATAACTTCTGCATTCAGTCATAAGGATGTGGAGCATATCATTTCTAACATGATTGGACTATATTTCTTTGGTATAAGT ACTGGAAGAAATTTCGGGCCTGAATATTTGCTTAAATTGTATCTAGCTGGAGCAATTGGTGGctctgttttttatttggtgCATCATGCCTTTTTGGCCTCCCAATCAAAG GGCAAACTGCTATGGAACGACCCTTCAAAAACACCAGCATTG GGTGCAAGTGGGGCTGTCAATGCTATCATGTTGCTTAATATATTCCTCTTTCCAACATCTACGATATATTTCGACTTCTTCATACCGGTTCCTGCCATGTTAATG ggGGTCTTCCTAATTGGCAAAGATATCATGAGGATGCTACAG GGAGACTCGAACATCTCAGGATCTGCACACCTGGGTGGTGCTGCAGTTGCAGCCTTAGCCTGGGCACGACTTCGAAAGAGACATTTCTGA